From Silurus meridionalis isolate SWU-2019-XX chromosome 14, ASM1480568v1, whole genome shotgun sequence, a single genomic window includes:
- the mrps34 gene encoding 28S ribosomal protein S34, mitochondrial, whose product MVKKKRVRLIAEMARKIRAYQELKNRPRDSQRYALDYETMTRPLTGKKLPVLAWQDVQRETPLFRLLAGMRLFGMGRIFTRKSWLEEHTEPCYWKITKVKVDYTAENMDHGKAWGILTFKGKEESIEKEIDKVMYHDWRLIPKHTEEAFTRFEAVPEPPVRHARYPPLLRAMILAQQAKELGVDASTLPEPSLPLKRDVLLSKEYFRSQEQQKREGTPV is encoded by the exons ATGGTGAAAAAGAAGCGAGTAAGACTGATCGCTGAGATGGCTCGGAAGATCCGGGCTTACCAAGAGCTAAAAAATCGTCCGCGAGATTCACAACGTTATGCCCTGGACTACGAAACCATGACTCGCCCGCTCACCGGTAAGAAGCTACCAGTGTTGGCTTGGCAGGACGTGCAGCGGGAGACTCCGCTCTTTCGGCTCCTGGCTGGCATGCGCTTGTTCGGCATGGGACGAATCTTTACGCGGAAATCATGGCTGGAGGAACACACAGAGCCCTGCTACTGGAAGATAACTAAAGTGAAAGTAGACTACACAGCAGAG AATATGGACCATGGGAAAGCATGGGGGATTTTGACTTTCAAAG GTAAAGAAGAAAGCATTGAGAAAGAGATCGATAAGGTCATGTATCACGACTGGCGCTTGATACCCAAACACACAGAAGAGGCCTTTACACGCTTCGAGGCGGTCCCCGAACCCCCCGTCCGACATGCTCGCTACCCACCGCTCCTACGTGCCATGATCTTAGCGCAGCAAGCAAAGGAGCTCGGCGTCGACGCGAGCACCCTCCCTGAACCCAGCCTACCTCTTAAACGAGATGTGCTTCTCAGCAAAGAGTACTTCCGCAGCCAGGAACAGCAGAAACGGGAGGGAACGCCCGTGTAG
- the eps8l1a gene encoding epidermal growth factor receptor kinase substrate 8-like protein 1a, whose translation MNPPAVVPRKHSLIRPYSTEGRPPHSRVNGKERVRQPEHDVELVNHCISDVESFMAQLKLAADAQHTLEQNMKKNKNSKKKKKQGYDVMVTEVSLPSKQEFVDIFQKIKYSFNLLDCLKTDIANPNSEELLHHLFIPLYLMVKTTGGPDLAAAVSSPALTSGAISLLQQNLTHEEKELWSSLGPNWTQANSQHAKSAPPYTPVFLDGWKPDELDASSPAFKDPLESQNRQDAMLRHPQLDINQPSSPVQLTEESAEIPLPDQVYRCSYDFVARNSSELSVLHGETLQVLDASKRWWKCRNNYDQIGFVPSNILEPIKETEPEYSVVMRKPSTNVPLSPSGFGRFSYMAPSPGGDQAHIENRPISMPPMGSDGERVMLMNNELAQRLANGRPGRPLVINKANDTTVPLNYNSLPDEVQEWLRGKGFSDNTATRMGVLTGAQLFSLSKEELCKVSPQEGARVYSQIMVLKAQLETKNNATELQAVMRKQKMKVDPSIDGEEL comes from the exons ATGAATCCCCCAGCAGTTGTTCCCAGAAAACATTCTTTAATCAGACCTTATTCTACAGAGGGCCGGCCCCCTCATTCACGAG TGAATGGAAAGGAACGAGTTAGACAACCAGAACATGACGTG GAGCTGGTAAACCACTGCATTTCTGATGTGGAGAGCTTCATGGCCCAACTGAAACTGGCAGCTGATGCTCAGCACACTCTGGagcaaaacatgaaaaaaaacaagaacagcaagaagaagaaaaagcagggCT ATGATGTCATGGTGACAGAAGTAAGCCTTCCATCTAAGCAAGAGTTTGTGGACATTTTCCAGAAGATTAAATACTCATTCAATTTGCTG GACTGTTTGAAGACAGACATAGCAAATCCGAACTCTGAAGAGCTTCTACATCACCTGTTCATTCCTCTCTATCTG ATGGTCAAAACTACAGGTGGTCCTGACTTGGCAGCCGCTGTGTCCAGTCCTGCACTGACCAGTGGAGCCATTTCCCTCCTGCAGCAGAATCTCACACATGAGGAGAAAGAGTTGTGGAGTTCTCTCGGCCCCAACTGGACCCAGGCAAA TTCACAGCATGCAAAATCAGCACCCCCATATACTCCGGTGTTTCTGGACGGTTGGAAGCCTGATGAACTTGATGCGAGCAGTCCGGCATTTAAAGATCCTCTCGAATCTCAAAACAGACAAGATGCCATGTTGAGACACCCACAG TTAGATATTAACCAGCCATCATCACCTGTCCAGCTCACAGAAGAAAG TGCTGAAATTCCACTTCCTGACCAGGTGTACCGCTGCAGTTACGACTTTGTGGCCCGAAATAGTAGCGAGCTTTCAGTGCTGCATGGTGAAACTcttcag GTGTTGGATGCGTCTAAGAGGTGGTGGAAGTGCAGGAACAATTACGACCAGATTGGATTTGTTCCATCGAATATCCTGGAACCCATAAAAGAGACAGAGCCAGAGTACAGCGTGGTCATGCGCAAACCATCTACA AATGTTCCCTTGTCTCCTTCGGGATTTGGGCGCTTTTCATATATGGCACCCAGTCCAGGGGGAGATCAGGCCCACATCGAGAACCGTCCCATCAGCATGCCACCAATGggaagtgatggagagagag TAATGCTCATGAATAATGAGCTCGCACAGCGACTGGCTAATGGGAGACCGGGACGGCCTTTGGTTATCAACAAGGCCAATGACACAACAGTACCTCTCAACTACAACTCACTTCCAGATGAGGTACAGGAGTGGCTCAGAGGCAAAGGATTCAGTGATAA cACAGCAACTAGAATGGGGGTCCTCACCGGCGCTCAGCTCTTCTCTCTGAGTAAGGAGGAGCTGTGCAAGGTTTCTCCTCAAGAGGGGGCCAGAGTTTACAGCCAGATCATGGTGTTAAAAGCTCAGCTGGAG ACTAAAAATAATGCCACTGAGCTGCAAGCAGTGAtgagaaaacaaaagatgaaAGTGGACCCCAGCATAGATGGAGAAGAACTTtga